gtgaaaaaaaattgAGATTTTGGGGCGTTGTACCACACACAGCCACCGCTGCCATCAAAAcgccaatgaattttttttatgtcacaaATATCAATAGACTGccaaaagatttttaactcaatcTCCTTTTTCAAAATGGGCAGCTTTCAGAGGATCAATTTTAAGCTTTCAAATGTATAGGTAATTTATGATTATTACTAAGACATGTGAAGGAAAAACAAATATGTGGCCGGTGGCACTTAAGAGGTTAAGTATTCATTTACAGTCATACATTTAAGGTACACATGTGATCAGTTCATGCACTCCCtttgaatcaaacccatgaccctgGTGTTGCTAGCGCAGTCTGTagtttattgtgtgtgtgagggtcGTACCCAGGCAGTGCACGTGCTCCAGGACCTTACAGATGGCGTTATAGCGTCTGCGTGGACACGACACCGTCATGCAGCTGGTGGAGTCGGAGCAGCGGTACTGAGACGGATCCAGCTGCCAACAGAAGCGACAGTCCAGCGTGAGCGAGAAGTTCAGCTGCGGCCGACTCGGAtcgctctgaaacacacacagggATGCAACAAGTGCATCAGGCATCTGAGCTCTTCTCAGGAAACAACCAACAGATTACTTGATTACTAAACCTGGCAATCCAGTTGATTTCAAAAGTGCAcagatgtgtgtgtataaagcatATAATCTACTTCACAAATGCATTTAGAGGCTGTTAGAAATTCAGTCAGTATGACATCAGGGAAACAATCATGTTTAAgtgaaaatagaaataaatgatgCATATCTATCAAAAGGAGTGCAATCGAGGAATAACTGGTGAGGAATTGAGAATGTGAagctcacttaaaaaaaaaaaaaaatttatatatttaattattgataaagtttagggttattatagttagcttaccccgtaaacaaaacaaaaaaaatgaattacttgaaataaatgctaactcaaataaaacagaatataatttacatattatttttttttcagttgttatcatgttctcattttcatttagtttatcttgATCTTGAATAACTAAACCTAAAACTGAAATagacataaataaaaactatatgtgcataaagacaaaaaaagaatcATAAAAGTTACAAACAcagaataaaattaataatttgtatATTGAATATTTCATGTAATTCAAGgtaattaaaactaaactaaatccaaaaaatatttgcattacttgcaataaaacaaatgttgactgaaataaataatataaaatgaaaacttattTATTTGAAGCTCATTTTATCTTAAGCTTCTCATTTCCATTTAGTTTACCTGCATGTTTAATgcaaattaaactgaaataaaaatccaTTTTCTTGCATACATACAGTTTTGAACACGCACACAAGAAAGGTTTTCATGCTCTCCAGAAACTATTCACATGCACACGTGAATATTTACCATGCTTACTAGTTTTATATACTATAACACATTTCCTTTTTGCGTCACTGCCATCTTACGATGAAGAAAGCATGGATGCACAGGAACAAACAGagatatatttgatcaaaatctAATATCAGCAGAGAAACTATGTCACGAAATGGGCTGACGGCACAATACGGCTGTGTGCATCGTCCTATTCGCCAAGTTCAATGGTCTATAAAAAGACTTGTTCTGTAAAAAATAGTGTTCAAAATGTGGCTTTTGTTAGTGCAGTGCCTTATATTTCAAAGCCTCAGGTCTGCTTTAACACACACTCCGTGGCAGCCAGAAAACACACTGTGAAATGGGCTGATGATGCAACTGATGGATCAGTGTGTATTGTCCTGTGCTAAGTTTAATAGTTTGTTGTGCACAGTAAAGTCtgtatattttttagttttgtaAAAAACCTTTTAAGAATACGGagcaaaaaaaaagcaatataacCTGCAAAAAATGCACCTTGAATTCATTCAGTGCTTGACAATCACTAAACAGCTGCCATGAAAACACACTTCTTGtacaatgcatttattttcattttattatttattaacatttataaagcggatagttccggtccttgactctgattggctgagacgCGTTCAAAGCTGCTGTAAATTACAAAGTAACAAAgtaacatacacctttgtttacatttgtgtgttgctcggcaaccactctgttacaaccacaactgtttctgaggagctacattgtttggtggaagaatactgtttttattaatatctttacactttattggctctgttttattttgtgaaaccttactacgtatAATAACGCTTTATAAAAGCCCTGTggagctgtggtttacagtgttTTTATAACAGCTAAAGGGCATTATTACGCACAACTTTTCTATTATAGAAAACTAGATGTGGGCAGGAGTCTGGAAATGCTAATATTTTTCCATACTCTGCTTACTTTTCTAGACCTCGAATCAAATTACTATTTTTTCCAAACTGAAATCTCACCACACAGTGGACGCCTGCTTTGGCTCTGCAGGTGAAGTTGGCCGGCCGGCCGTAGCTGCAGTTGTGATGAAACGAGCAGATGATGCAGTCGGCCGGGAGTCTGGAGCACTGACCGCCGCTGGGACACCTGGACAGGTCATCATCGGTGACCGCTGGGgcagctgaacacacacacacacacacacacacacacagcaggtgtTCATGCTGGACACTCCACATTAATCTGCTGAAGCTCAGGACTGAGGTGGAGTCTCACTCACCAGAGGATGAGGTCAGAGCCACCGGACTGGTCATCACCGGGCTCTGCTGGGCCGTGTACGGCGTCTCCTGACCCACGTGAGGAGAGCTCAGAtacgctgagagagagagagagagagagacagagagagagacagagagagagagagagagagacagagagagacagagagagagagagagagagagagagacagagagagaccaaTAGCAATAGCACTATATTTATTGATTCGTTTAATCTGTTAATttacacaataataaaacaaaacattatgttgaataataataattaatattattattaaatactatttttattttacaatacaatagtattattattgcaatattgcaacttaatattaaaatgtaaatattttgaatactaaaaatgaaaagatgtattattattattgtgtagcCTTACTGAATTATGTATTGCTCTTAGCTGACCACAAGCCTGCTTAAAGCTTCTCTTTTATTGATAAAGGATTTATAAACGATCATCATTACAAATCTGTGAAGATATCCatgcattaaacatattttagagACAGGTGTAAACACCAGACAGTCTGACTATAGAATACTGTAATTATACCACGATACCACAATGCTATCAGTAATACTATCATACTttacacatatactgtacagaTACCATGGTATGTTCTGGTAAGAAAACGTATATACTCTAGTATTTACACGGTACGCCAGTAACTCAAATGAGACCGTGATTTTACTGGTTTACGGTAACGTTACCAAAAACACGGTAACACAGTCCAAACACGGAGAGCACAGCCGTTACCGTGCAGTGCTAGTGTTCGAGTTTGGCTTCTTACCGATCGCACATGTGGAGTAAATGTCGAGCAGCAGCAGAAACAGCATCACATACGAGCTCATGATGTTCCGTACGCGCTCAAAAACCCGTTTCAGTCCGTTCGCCGTCATCCCGAACACCGCCGTGAACTTCCGGCTTCCGCTCACATAAAAGTCCCAACGGCTGATCACCTTGCTTCAGAATAAAAGTCCAACCAAGCACGATAAAGAAAGATTGCTTCGTTCATTTTAGCATTGTTTAGAATTCAAGTTctccttttgtaaaaaaaatatatatattacatatttgttTCTGCCATTAACCTTGCTCTGTTTGTATTCATAAATtttgtaacaataaaataataattagaactgtttcatcatattattctgatttctgaagatcacgtgacactgaagactggagggatgatgctgaaaatacagcggagcatcacagaaataaattacactttaacagatatacacatagaaaacagctgttataaattgcaataacatttcacatttttataatatttttgatcaaataaatgcagccttggtgagcagaaacaTACTGAGCCCCgtacatgacatgcaggaaaaaaatagtagactaaatcatgtgcacgatttactaattcattccctcactgtactaaaacctgaacacgattactattgcattccctcgattatTTCGTTCACTCAATctataaattgtgcgcatgatttactaattctttccctcgatttgctaaatcatggggggaacgaattagtaaatcgtgcgcacaatttatttattttttcttgcatgtcatgtgcggggctccgtagaaaacaaatacataaaaaatcatAATGTTTTCAAATTTTTGTCGAGTACTGTGATTTAAGCTTAAGGGAATTATAAAATGACTAATAAAAACAGACTAATATGGTATCATTGTTAGTATATTAgtatacttaatatttttttatttttatataaatatttgattgacATTATCAAATGCACGAATGATGACACATGATGGTGATTCTTTGAGTCTTTATTGCAAACCTTCAGAACTTCCACACCAAACCATCATTTAACAACCAACGAACAAAACCCTCCATTCACAGAACATCCTCTTTTCCCTTTCATCCTCCACGTCTCAGAGTTTCCCTTCATCCTGCACATCAGTGATGCTCATCTGTCTCAGAAGTCCTCCTCGGCGCTGCGACAGCGGGACAGTCTGAGGAGCGTCAGTCTCTCCATCACCTCCTCTACGCTCAGCTCTCCGTGCACCTTGTTGTCTCTGGTTCTGACGTTCACACTATTAGCCGCACGCTCCTTCTCGCCCACCACTGCACAACAAACACACATCAGAGCGTGCATTCATGAGAGGAGCATCAAACTCACGCAGACGCTGGCTTCTTACCCAGGATGAAGTTGTACTGCGCCAGCTGCGCGTTTCTGATCTTCTTGTTCAGAAGACAACTAGAGTCCAAATCAGCATCGGCCATAAAACCAGCTTCCACAAACCGCTTACAGACCTGGAACAGGAGGAAGACCAAGGAAGGTATTCGGGAATCTCACCGATTCATCAGACGAGAACAAAACCTGAGCTTAAGCtcaataatgacactattgtcttttcATTAAAGAATCTGCATTTATCTCAtatttgtgtccctggagcacaaaaccagccttaagtgtcaatttttcaaaaatgagattcatacatcatctgaaagctgaataaatcatctttccaatgatttgtggtttgttaggaggacaatatttgaaaatctggaatctgagggtgcaaaaaaatctaaatattgagaaaattgcctttaaaagtggttagcaatgcatattactaatcaaaaataaaattttaatccatttatggtaggaaatttacaaaatctttacttaatatcctaatgatttttggcataaaaaaaattataattttgacccatacaattatatttttggctattgctacaaatatacccaagaGACTTAAGGCTGCTTTTGAGCTCCAGGGTTAAAAATGATAAAGTTTGCAAAGCAAGAAATGCAGAATAACTTAAATAACTTTAGAAATAAAGACGACTCATCTAAAACCTGCTCATTTTGCTCACCAGAAATTAATTTcacattattttctattattatggACATGCACTGAAGAAGGGTTCACAATAAGAACCTTTTCAGCTTTAATTTGACTTTAAAAACAACAGGCAGCAGGTTCTGAGCATCTCCACAGTCTGTAGTTCAGTGACTGATCTCAGAGCAGATGTTGTACCTGTGTGGCGTACGCTTCGAGAGATGGGTTCACAGGCACCAGCATCACCTGACGTGGAGACAACCACAGCGGCCtgcccacacccacacccacacccacacacacacacacacacacacacacacacacacacacagcttaaaCAGCTTTTCTGAGCCAACAGGAACTCATTGTACAGTGTTCCCACTTTTCTGACATCACTGGAGATGTTATGTAATGCTGCTCAATGTGATGTAGTTTTGTTACTGAAGGAAAAGGAAGACTCATTATATATGCAAAGAGGTTGGCCAATCACAGCAAAATATTAACATATGGGGGTCTTAAAAGACAGCAGCAAAACTAGTTTTTAATGTAACCGTGATTAAAGGATCTGAGAGATAATTATAAATGGTTGTAAAAACTAAATTGTTTTGagatattgtattatttattatcatttataaagtggatagttccggtccttgact
The nucleotide sequence above comes from Carassius carassius unplaced genomic scaffold, fCarCar2.1 SCAFFOLD_93, whole genome shotgun sequence. Encoded proteins:
- the LOC132134160 gene encoding TM2 domain-containing protein 3-like, which gives rise to MTANGLKRVFERVRNIMSSYVMLFLLLLDIYSTCAIAYLSSPHVGQETPYTAQQSPVMTSPVALTSSSAAPAVTDDDLSRCPSGGQCSRLPADCIICSFHHNCSYGRPANFTCRAKAGVHCVSDPSRPQLNFSLTLDCRFCWQLDPSQYRCSDSTSCMTVSCPRRRYNAICKVLEHVHCLGKRVFQKRLFCNWTGGYKWSTALALSVTLGGFGADRFYLGQWREGLGKLFSFGGLGIWTLIDVLLIAVGYVGPADGSLYI